The window TGAAGCGTCCTGCACAAAATGCCTTTGAGGCTGTTCAGTGGACATATCTGGCATTTTTAGGTGCATTAAAAGAAACCAACGGAGCTGCAAATTCTTTAGGCAGGCTCAATGTATTTTTTGATATATTCATTGAACGCGATATAAATAACGGAACCATAACAGAAACAGATGCACAGGAGCTGATTGACCAGTTTGTTATAAAACTCAGATTTATAAGGCACTTGCGTACCAAAGAGTATAATGAACTTTTTGCAGGAGACCCTGTTTGGCTGACTGAGTCCTTAGGTGGAATCAGCAGCGACGGAAGACATATGGTTTCAAAAACCGCCTACAGGTTCCTTCAAACTTTGAAGAATCTGGGAGCTGCACCTGAACCAAATCTCACAATATTATGGTCAGTCAAGTTACCTGAAAATTTCAAGAGGTTTTGTACCCAAACGTCTATTTCAACAAGTGCAATTCAGTATGAAAATGATGATATTATGCAGCCCCAGTACGGTGATGATTATGGCATCTCCTGCTGTGTATCGGCTATGCGTCTTGGAAAGGATATGCAGTTTTTTGGTGCAAGATGTAATCTTGCAAAATTGCTTCTATTGTCCTTAAACGGAGGACGTGATGAAATAAGCGGTGATCAGGTTGCACCTGAAATAAAGCCATATGAAGGAGAGTACCTTGACTATGACGAGGTTATGGAAAACTTTCTAAAGCTGCAGGATTGGATGACAGGCTTATATGTTAATACCATGAATATTATACATTATATGCATGATAAATACGCTTACGAGCGTCTTATGATGGCTCTTCATGATACAGATGTTAACAGACTTATGGCCTTCGGTATATCCGGGCTATCAGTGCTTGTGGATTCTTTGAGTGCCATTAAACATACCCGTGTCAGGGTAATAAGAGATGATCGCGGTATTATTACAGACTTTGATTTAGAAGGCAGTTATCCTCAATACGGAAACGATGACGACAGAGCCGACAGTATTGCTAAAGAAGTGGTTACAAGCTTCTATGAAAGCCTTAAAACTCATCCCACCTATCGCAATGCAAGGCATACTTTGTCAATCCTGACCATAACATCAAATGTTGTGTACGGTAAGAAAACAGGCTCTACTCCTGATGGCCGTAAAAAAGGAGAACCTTTTGCCCCCGGTGCCAACCCGATGCACAACAGAGATAAGTCAGGTATACTTGCAATGATGAATTCAGTGGCAAAGATACCCTATAGTGCGTGCAATGACGGTATATCCCTTACACTATCAGTTATTCCTAATGCTCTGGGCAAAGAAATAATCACCAAAACTGCAAATCTTTCCGCCATTATTGACGGTTATATTATGAGCGGTGGTCATCATATAAACATTAATGTACTTGATAAAGAAACTCTGGAAAATGCCATGAAGGAGCCTATGAAATATAACCAGCTTACAGTTCGTGTGTCCGGCTACGCCGTACATTTTATAAAGCTTACCAAGTCACAGCAATTAGAAGTAATATCAAGGACATTTCATGAAGCTATGTAAATTATAGAACGGAAAAGCCTTATGAAGGGGTTTTCAGCCACTTCATAAGGCTTAGTTTTACTAATCAATTAAATCTATTTTTGGTTTCTCTTGAGATTCTTCTTTTTGGTTATAGAATACCCGAAATAGCCCAAAGAATTTCCAAGGGGATAGTATTCACCATGTGAATAACAAATTAATTCGGCTTTATGTAAATCCAGTTTTCCCTTTTCATCCAACAATGATTCTTCAACATTTGTAGCTACTATTTCAGCCAAAAACAATACATGAGAACCCAGCTCTATTGACTGTTTCACCACGCACTCAAGATTCAAGGGACATTCCTTTATAAGCGGAACTTGTATTTTAGAAGCAGTTTCAGCCGTCAACCCCATTGTCTCAAATTTATCAATATCTCTGCCTGACTTAACACCGCAATAATCAGTTGCAAAGGTCAGCTTTTTAGTAGGAAGATTAATTACAAATTCGCCTTTTTCTTTTATGAGTTCATAGGAATACCGTTCTTTTCTTACCGATATTGAGACCATTGGAGGGTCAGAGTTAATAGTCCCCGTCCAGGCAAGAGTAATTATATTTGGTTTTCCCTCATTATCCGTACATGATACCATTACTACCGGTACAGGATTTAACATGGTTGATGGTTTCCAAACTTGTTTAGCCAAAGTCGTAACCTCCTTAAAGTCTAAAATATTTCTTTTTAATACCAATATACTATGAATCACTTTTTATTTTGATACCTGTTTAGCAATTTACTTATTTGAGTTTAAATAGCTTAAAATAAAAATCGCTGAGGAATTCCAGTAGGTAGCAACCTCATTTGTTGAAAAAGAGCCAACATCATCTATATAACACTCCGCAGGAGATTTACCCGATAGCTTGCTTTTAGCTACATCATCCTCTAAAGCCGAATCAGGTCCCCCTACCATTAAGCCGGGAACAGGTTTTAATGCAAGGTCAGCCGCAGATGGTCTGTGATGGGGTTTATTAACCTGTTTCGAACCAAAACCGGTTATATAGCTCTGGTTAAGTGTATTTCTGCCCAGCAGATAATGCGTACAGTCATCGGCTGACTGGGTATATTTTTCATCGGTTTTGAGTTTGTCGGCTATAAGCAGGTGCATGGCATGGGTTGCAACATTCATGTTACTTCCCCAGTTATACTCCATTTTATGCATTGCAACCAGATATCCGTCTTTTTCACCTGTAGCTGCAAACATATCTGCTTTTGCAAGCCATGACTTTTTAATTTCATCGGCTTTTTTCTGGTCTGTTCCAGATACATCTGAAAACATATATGCAATTGCTGCAAATCCGCTTACATTCTGCCATCCAAGTCCAAAGCCTTCAACTTGATAATTGTCTGTAAAATATTTGTTGTATTTCTCATCTCCCGTAGCTCTGAAAAGTTCAGCAGCTGCCCATGCCTTCTCATCTTTCCCTGAGCTGTCTCCATACTTTCCTGACGCCACATCTGAAGGATTCTTGAAGCTAACGAAATCCTTATTTTCTTCAAGCCATTCCCAGGCTTTTTTGGAGGCCTGCAAGCAATTTTGTGCAAATACGGGATCTATAGTCATATATATTCTTGAAGCCATTGCCGCAGTTGCTGCAAAATCAGCTGTAGCATTAGTAGATATGGGCATTACAAGCTGATCGTCAACATCTTTATCAGGCATTGTTGTCATTTCCGGAAATGCCCTTGATGTGACCTTGTGATATACCCCGCCAGACTCACTGTCTTGCATTTTGAGAAGCCACTGTATCCCATATTTTGCTTCATCAAGAACGTCCGGTATCTTATTGCCGCTTTCCGGAATACGTGTTGTATCCGTAAAAGCTTGCGGATAAAGCTCATATGCCAAAAGTAAGCCTGCTGCTGTGACAGATGCAGGTACAACGTATCTTCCGTAATCTCCAGCATCATGCCAGCCTCCGCTTACGTCAATTGTTTTTGTCTCATCGTTATATAATTTAGCTAATGCTTTGTGACAAACCGCATGACTGTATTCACCTGCAAATTCAGTTGTCAAAGCTGTTCCGCAACGTTGATAATACAGTGCTTTTTGCATAGAATCACCAAGCTTTGTATATACATTGTTATCTACTAAAAAATCAAATGATTTACCTAATCCTGATATTGAGATAAAGTACTTACCGGGTACTGTAATCTTACTAAAGTCTGCATAGCATACAGTATCTCCGCTGGAGTCATCATTTGAGCTTTCAGTCAAATCTCCTGTTAAAACCGCCACACCTGTTTTACTGTCAACCACCTGAAACTTTTTATATTCACCCTTAATTATAGCTATTTTTTTTGCCAGGGTTTTATAACCCAGCTGATCTACATGAATTTCATCACTTAACTCATTTTCCGTTTTTATGTTTTGTGATACTTTTGCTGTTGCTTGTGCAGTTTCCTCTGAAACATAGCTGCTTACGGGCCTGGAAGCACAAGAACTCATGGTAAAAATAAAACTGCCTG of the Ruminiclostridium papyrosolvens DSM 2782 genome contains:
- the pflB gene encoding formate C-acetyltransferase translates to MNLNISDFKPGKWQSSIDVQDFIQTNYTPYDGAENFLCSASSKTKQLWDTCKSLLVEEHLNGGILDIDTETVASITSHKPGFIEEKYEVIKGLQTDTPLKRAFLAKTGYRMAKQACQQFDTAPSPDIDKIFSKSIKTHNDGVFSAYTDEMRKARKCGVITGLPDAYGRGRIIGDYRRVALYGTDYLINQKQKDLDSLGGTMTDVVIRLREELHDQIAALKDLGILGNSYGFNLKRPAQNAFEAVQWTYLAFLGALKETNGAANSLGRLNVFFDIFIERDINNGTITETDAQELIDQFVIKLRFIRHLRTKEYNELFAGDPVWLTESLGGISSDGRHMVSKTAYRFLQTLKNLGAAPEPNLTILWSVKLPENFKRFCTQTSISTSAIQYENDDIMQPQYGDDYGISCCVSAMRLGKDMQFFGARCNLAKLLLLSLNGGRDEISGDQVAPEIKPYEGEYLDYDEVMENFLKLQDWMTGLYVNTMNIIHYMHDKYAYERLMMALHDTDVNRLMAFGISGLSVLVDSLSAIKHTRVRVIRDDRGIITDFDLEGSYPQYGNDDDRADSIAKEVVTSFYESLKTHPTYRNARHTLSILTITSNVVYGKKTGSTPDGRKKGEPFAPGANPMHNRDKSGILAMMNSVAKIPYSACNDGISLTLSVIPNALGKEIITKTANLSAIIDGYIMSGGHHININVLDKETLENAMKEPMKYNQLTVRVSGYAVHFIKLTKSQQLEVISRTFHEAM
- a CDS encoding flavin reductase family protein, which produces MAKQVWKPSTMLNPVPVVMVSCTDNEGKPNIITLAWTGTINSDPPMVSISVRKERYSYELIKEKGEFVINLPTKKLTFATDYCGVKSGRDIDKFETMGLTAETASKIQVPLIKECPLNLECVVKQSIELGSHVLFLAEIVATNVEESLLDEKGKLDLHKAELICYSHGEYYPLGNSLGYFGYSITKKKNLKRNQK
- a CDS encoding glycoside hydrolase family 9 protein codes for the protein MNWKNTIISLTLAGSFIFTMSSCASRPVSSYVSEETAQATAKVSQNIKTENELSDEIHVDQLGYKTLAKKIAIIKGEYKKFQVVDSKTGVAVLTGDLTESSNDDSSGDTVCYADFSKITVPGKYFISISGLGKSFDFLVDNNVYTKLGDSMQKALYYQRCGTALTTEFAGEYSHAVCHKALAKLYNDETKTIDVSGGWHDAGDYGRYVVPASVTAAGLLLAYELYPQAFTDTTRIPESGNKIPDVLDEAKYGIQWLLKMQDSESGGVYHKVTSRAFPEMTTMPDKDVDDQLVMPISTNATADFAATAAMASRIYMTIDPVFAQNCLQASKKAWEWLEENKDFVSFKNPSDVASGKYGDSSGKDEKAWAAAELFRATGDEKYNKYFTDNYQVEGFGLGWQNVSGFAAIAYMFSDVSGTDQKKADEIKKSWLAKADMFAATGEKDGYLVAMHKMEYNWGSNMNVATHAMHLLIADKLKTDEKYTQSADDCTHYLLGRNTLNQSYITGFGSKQVNKPHHRPSAADLALKPVPGLMVGGPDSALEDDVAKSKLSGKSPAECYIDDVGSFSTNEVATYWNSSAIFILSYLNSNK